From Haloplanus vescus:
GGCCTACAGGTCGCGGGGCTGGACCGTCTTCCGGTCATTGGCCTCGGCACGCTCTGCGGCGTCGTCGAGCAGTTCGGCGACCTCTTCGTTGAGGGCGTCGTAGAAATCTGCCGAGACGTTGTGGTCCGAAAGTGCGTCCTTCACGGCTGCTTTGACGATAAGGTCAGACATTCCATCGCGGATTTCTCCCGTCCGCTATATATAGGTTCGAAGTTCTCACGTAGTCTTCCTGACCAGTCACACCGAATTCGCCTCTGAGTATCAGAGAGAACATATGCCACCCCTCAAAAATAGGGAACAGGCAGATGCACGATCTAACTGGGTTCCAGCGGGATATCTTGTACGTAACCACCGGGCTCGAGGAACCACATGGGCTCGCAATCAAGGACGAACTCGACGACTATTACGAGCAGGTGATCAACCACGGCCGCCTCTATCCGAATCTCGACGATCTCGTCAACAAAGGACTGCTGGAGAAGGGTGAACTCGACAAGCGGACGAACGTGTACACGGTCACGCAGCGCGGATTGCGGGAAATCGAGGCGCGACGTGAGTGGGAAAGTCAGTATTTAGAAGACGTGAACGCACCCACTACGTCGTAGAATCATTATAAAGCGGGACTGCTTTACCCACTTCCCACGAATCCACAGTAAGATGGCTCGGCTCGTCTTCTATCACCACCCACAGGCCGAGAATTTCTCCCTCAAATTTAGCTCGGCATCGGTGGCAGAGATCCTGTCTCAGCGAGAGCAATCCGACGAGTCGACAAAGCTCATCGGGTACCCCTTTGAAACACCGGTCTATGTGCTCTACGAAGGCGATTCAGAGATCGAATCAGCGCAAGATATCGACTTTGATCAGGAATGGCTGAGCGACCGTATTCGTGACCTCCCCCGTGCTGGGCAGGTTGTCGCATTCCGATTAGTAGAGTTGCTCGAAGCCGCGGTCGATGTTCGAGATGAGGATGAGTTCCGGCTCTACAAGGAGTTCGAACCACAAAAGATCCAGCAGGCACTCGATCACGTCTCCTGGGAAGCACCGCTTCCGACCGTCGCTGGAGAGGTGATGTCGAATTTGATCCTCCGACATTCCCTCCCGAATGCGAATCATCGAACTGGCATCGCGATGCTGCAGTTCTGTATTGAGAGTGTGGACCCGGATTTTGAGATGCCACGAACGCACGTCGACGACGATTCCTGGCGAGAGTGGGTCGATCCCTATATCGTCGATTCCAAACGGCTCATTACTGTCCGCCGGAACAACCTCCGTTTCAAGCAACTCGAAGACTTGGACGTCGACGTCGTCGAACGGAAAGACGGGATCCAAATCCGATTAGCCGAGTTCGAGCTGGATATGCACTGGAGAGAAGCCCTCACAGAGTATGCTGGGCAGCACGAATCTCACTGTACGGACTTCGCGCAGGCAGTTCTCGAACGAGCAGGACGGGACGATCTACTTGACCGTCAAGGACCAACGAAACAAGAGTTCCTCACGTATCTGGAGAACGGACTGGTCGAACGGGACTTCAGAGAAATGTTCTGATCAGTCGCGAAGCTCGGCGACCGACTGTCCGACCTCGCGAACGTGTTCACTTCGCTCGAGGTCGAGTTCCTCGGCGAGGTAGTCAACTGTCTCTTCGAGGCTCATGTTGGAAAGAAGTCCGTCAAGCGGTATAAACCTAGTGCTGGTGCAACAATGTAGCCCATCAGAGGAAGCGTCTGTGTATACCAAACTACGTATCCCTCGGGAAAACTGTGGAATCGGTGACTGCATAGCGATACCCACCGAAATCACGCAGTGTCGCCATTTGCTGTCCATCAACCGAACTCAATTGAAAGAAGCTCCGAAGCGATCGGGAGCGTTTCAGTCTGCAGGTTGTGCGTCAGTCGCTGGTGTCCCGCTTGGAAGCTCGGGGATGGACAGGTCCACGCGGCGGAGCAGCTGAGCGTTGATCGCGACGATTACTGTACTCAACGACATCAGGAGCGCACCCACAGCGGGGGAGAGCAGAATCCCGATCGGTGCCAAGACGCCTGCTGCGAGCGGAATTGCGAACACGTTGTAGCCGGCCGCCCAGACGATGTTCTCCTGCATCTTCCGGTAGCTCGCCTTACTGAGTTTCACGAGCCGAACGACGTCCATCGGGTTGTTCTGGACGAGGATGACGTCGGCCGACTGGACGGCGACGTCGGTGCCGCTCCCGATCGCGATACCGACGTCGGCCCGCGTCAGCGCCGGCGCGTCGTTCACCCCGTCGCCGACCATCCCGACGAGCTTGCCCTGGTCCTGAAGCTCCTGAACTTTCTCGTCCTTGTCTTCGGGGAGGACCTCCGCGAACACCGTGTCGATGCCCAGTTCGTCGGCGACAGCGTTGGCGACATCCTGGGAGTCCCCAGTCAACATCGCCACCTCGATGCCCAGATCGTGGAGGGTATCGACGACACGGAAACTCTCCTCACGGATTACGTCAGCCATCGCGAACGCGGCAATCAGCTCGCCTTCACGAACAAGGTATACCACCGTCTGAGCGTTCTGTCCCGCCTCGTCAGCGAAGCGGCGGAGATGGTCGGGTATCTCGCTATCGAGTTGGGTTAACAGGTTTGGCCCGCCGACGTACACCTCATTTCCGTCGACGTTCGCACGGACGCCCCGGCCTTTGATCGCCTCGAAGTCGGTCGCGTCAGGTGCGGTGAGGTCCTGCTCGTCGCCGGCCTCGCGTATGGCTCGCGCGATCATGTGTTCGGAGTCGCTTTCGACGGCTGCTGCCAGCGCAAGAGCGTCGTCCTCTTCCACGCCCTCGACGGTCGCCATGTCGACGACGCCGTGTTCGCCTTCGGTGAGCGTCCCCGTCTTGTCGAAGATGATGGCGTCCAGGTTCCGCGCCTCCTCCATCGCGATACGGTCCCGGACCAGCATCCCGTTGCGAGCCGCCAATGACGTATTGATTGCGACCACTAGGGGGATGGCGAGCCCGAGTGCGTGCGGGCAGGCGATGACGAGCACTGTGACGACGCGCTCGATGACCGTTGCGTCGAATGAGACCGCGAGCGTCCACGCGATTGCTGTCACGACTGCCGCCGCGAGGGCGACGTAGAACAGCCAGCCTGCCGCTCTGTCGGCCAGTACCTGTGTCTTGGATTTGCTCTGCTGGGCTTCCTCGACGAGGCGCATGATTCCCGCGAGCGTCGTCTCCTCGCCCGTCGCACCGACGCGCACGCGGAGGCTGCCGTCGCCGTTGATCGTCCCACCGATGACCTCGTCGCCGGGGTCTTTCGAGACCGGTTTCGATTCGCCCGTGATCATGGACTCGTTGACGTCGGAGTCTCCCTCTTCGACGACGCCGTCAGCAGGGACACTCGCACCCGGCCGGACGAGTACGAGGTCGCCCTCGGAGAGTTCACTCACCGGGACCTCCTCAGTGTCGCCGCCGTCGGTAATCCGCTCGGCGGTGTCCGGCATCAGCTTCGCCAGTTCGTCGACCGCACTCGAGGCCCGTCGCACCGACCGCATCTCGATCCAGTGCCCCAGCAGCATAATGTCGATCAGGGTGACGAGTTCCCAGAAGAACGCCGACTGCGTCGGGAAGACCACGCTCGCGAGGCTGTAGACGAA
This genomic window contains:
- a CDS encoding DNA-binding protein, which encodes MSDLIVKAAVKDALSDHNVSADFYDALNEEVAELLDDAAERAEANDRKTVQPRDL
- a CDS encoding PadR family transcriptional regulator, which translates into the protein MHDLTGFQRDILYVTTGLEEPHGLAIKDELDDYYEQVINHGRLYPNLDDLVNKGLLEKGELDKRTNVYTVTQRGLREIEARREWESQYLEDVNAPTTS
- a CDS encoding copper-translocating P-type ATPase, with amino-acid sequence MDDHKDTNENLPGGEHQQDDSSHQHEHGEQDESDAESDEQRVEQDLLEEEAHPAAESETVLDEQHEHAGHEGEGHDHGSHEGHGEGHGGMHKGHEQMFRRRFFVSTLLSIPVLLYSEMLQEWLGFSVPAFPGSEWINPVFAVIVFAYGGMPFLQMAVPELKDRSPGMMTLISMAITVAFVYSLASVVFPTQSAFFWELVTLIDIMLLGHWIEMRSVRRASSAVDELAKLMPDTAERITDGGDTEEVPVSELSEGDLVLVRPGASVPADGVVEEGDSDVNESMITGESKPVSKDPGDEVIGGTINGDGSLRVRVGATGEETTLAGIMRLVEEAQQSKSKTQVLADRAAGWLFYVALAAAVVTAIAWTLAVSFDATVIERVVTVLVIACPHALGLAIPLVVAINTSLAARNGMLVRDRIAMEEARNLDAIIFDKTGTLTEGEHGVVDMATVEGVEEDDALALAAAVESDSEHMIARAIREAGDEQDLTAPDATDFEAIKGRGVRANVDGNEVYVGGPNLLTQLDSEIPDHLRRFADEAGQNAQTVVYLVREGELIAAFAMADVIREESFRVVDTLHDLGIEVAMLTGDSQDVANAVADELGIDTVFAEVLPEDKDEKVQELQDQGKLVGMVGDGVNDAPALTRADVGIAIGSGTDVAVQSADVILVQNNPMDVVRLVKLSKASYRKMQENIVWAAGYNVFAIPLAAGVLAPIGILLSPAVGALLMSLSTVIVAINAQLLRRVDLSIPELPSGTPATDAQPAD